TCCAACTCAAATCAGCTTGACTCAAATCAGCTTCACTTAGGTTAGCACGTAATAGGTAAGCACCACTGAGGCGAGCCTTATTCAGATTAGCTTTATATAAGTCAGTTTTATAAAGATAAGCTCCTAATATTTCCGCCTCATACAAACTTGCTTCGCACAGGTCAGCCTCAATCAAGTTAGCTTCAATGAGGTTCGCAAAAGAGAGATTAGTCCGTATTAGCTTCGCTGCACCTAAATCGGCATCTCTTAAGTTAGCGTCTCTTAGGTCAGTTCCAATTAGATTAGCATGAGCGATCGCAGCGCCTCTCAGATTTGCCTCACTCAAGTCGGCTCCAATCAAGTTAGCGTGACTCAAATTTACCTGCATAAGTATAGCACCACTCAAATTAGCAACACTTAAGTTAGCATCACTCAGGTTAGCTTCAACCAGGAAGGCTTGTGAGAGGTTGGCACTACTGAGGTCAGCACCACTGAGGTTTGCTCGCACCAGTAAAGCATTACCCAAATTTACCTTTCTCAAATTTACCCCCTGGAGGTTTGCGCCTCTGAGGTTATCCCCTTGCAGGTTTGCAGCGCTGAGGTCTGGTTCAATCTGAGGATTTCTCTTTCTCCACTCAATCCATGTAACTGCACCTGCTTTCAGTAAAGCTAGATGCTCTCGATTTGCCATTTTCTCTCCTTTACTCCTGACGACCGCCTAGAGGATTTGCCCGGCCAGCTACACTTTCAATGGCCGTTAATGCACCCGCCGCACCTGCTAGAATATCTCGCTCATGCCCACCTAAGTAAAGCCGTCCAAAACTTCCTACAGCTTGAACCTCAAGGATATTAATTGATGCCGCTTTCTCGGCTTCGTTTGCAGCGAGTGCGGCATAAGCAGCAGGTTCCACTTCTAATACATACAGCGTTTGCCCTGCTAGTAGTAGCTGTCCCCGTCGTGTGCGATTAATAAGCTGTGTTTGATAAGCGTCGATGTTGCGGATAATCTGGCTAGAAACAACACGGGGTTTGAGACATTCCTCTTTTCGGACTCCCAATGCCGCTAAAATGGCTTGACCAGCAGCCCGCGTTTCACCTTGGGAACTAGAATGAACTTCTAATAGTCCGTACAGTCGTTCAACTACCTGGACTCCCGGACGGACAGAGGCAGCTTTCAAAGCTATATCCGTAATCTTATTAATTTCGATACCAGGAGAGATTTCAATCCACAGTGATGTATCTCCTGGTAATGGTAAGAAGCCTTGGGCTACTGTTCCCATATATGCTGCATGTTGAGGTTGCAGACTGTCGAGAAATACGAAACTGCGTAATTCTATTCCCAAGATTTTGCTCTCCAGTCATAAGGGTAAAAGTTATCTATGGCAATATATGAGTGCTTAACTTGGGTCATTTTTGCCGCAAGTCAAGGATGGAAAAAGACAAAGGAGAAAAATTTTGCTGTCGATAAATCTTACACCTGAGAAGTATTCTGATAGTAAAAACCGCCTTGATAATTGTACAAGCTTTATCACGTACAAATCACTGCTTGCAATGCCTAACTGGTCTGATTTACTGATAAATTTTGATATGGCAAAAAAGTTTTTAGCTAAACTGAAGCGGAAAAAGTTCGCTGGAATTGTGCCAATATCTTCAAAATGCTGCCAAAACCGCAGCCAATCAAACTTAATAGTACTATGATTTACACATTGACAAAGTAGGCAAGAAGTGATTTAGCTGGAAACAAGGAAATAAGTAACCATGCAGAATTAATTACAGTCATTGCGAGCGTTCGCGCAGCGTCTCCGACAGGAGAAGCGAAGCAATCGCGGGGGCTGGGATTGCTTCATTTCGCTGAAGTATTTGCCGATTTGCTAACTGAACTACCAAACAATCAAACAACTATTGAAGAGATTGCTGAAGTTTTGACAGTTCTCTCTGAAGAAGAACGTGAAAAAGTCTATCAAAGAAGCCTAGAAATATTGCAACGTTTACAAACAGGTGAAAACCATACTGATATTGATGACTTGCATCATGATAAAGTTTTTCACGCAGCAAAACAGGTTTCTGATTTTGCTCAACTTTTCAATATCAGTAATGCTTCAACTAGCTATGAAGATTTTCAGTATAATGATCGTGAAAAAATTGAACGATGGGAAGAATTTGTTCAGATTCCAGATCCTTACTTTAAAGGATAAAGGTTTTTCTTGCCCCTTTTCCCCAAAACCCGACAAGTATTGAGATCCATCTCCTCAGCCTCTTTTGGTCAATTACTTGTAAAGAACCATACAGAAAGGTAAACATAACACAGAGAAAGTAGTATCATTAGGTATAGTTACAACTTGAAAAAACAAGTGAAAACAGGGGTAGATAGCTATTTAACCAAGCTCGCCTCAGTCTACGAGGCATCTGAAAGCATTAAGGTTGTTCCTAGCGTAGCTAATTTCAAATTTTTAAATTGGAAAAAGTTATCTAGCGGTGCTGTGTCGCATTTTTTATCCATAGCAGTGATTACAAGTTTCGTCAGTATTACTGGGGAAGCTTTAGCACTTCAGAAAATAGGAAGTAATGGATCTGAAGTTAGCAGTAGCCAGAGGTGTTTAAAAAAGTTAGGCTACTTTAACGGCCCAGTGACAGGTAAGTTTGCCACCTTGACTCAAAATGCTGTGATCAAATTCCAGCAAGCTAATAGAATACCTACTACTGGGGCTGTGGGTACTAATACTCAAAGAGCTTTGCAACGAGCATGTCAAAGTACAAATTCTAATAGAAATATCAGTGGCGGATTGAGTAGGCGCAGCGCGCCCCAGACAGTGGCAAATGTTCAATATCCTACTCTTTCTCAAGGTAAAACTGGTGCAGCCGTGACAAGGTTGCAACAGCGTCTCAGACAGTTAGGCTACTTGAATACTAATCCCACTGGGAATTTTGGCCCAATGACTAGAGATGCTGTCATCAAATTCCAGCGAAATTATCGCATAGCGGCTAACGGGATTGTGAATCAACAAACTTGGAATGCACTGCTAGGTTCCTCTCCGATTCAAGGGAGATCGACATCGAGTCTCTCGACTCAACAAGTCAGAGAACTACAAGTGCGTTTGCGGCAGTTAGGTTATTTTAATACTAATCCCACTGGGAAGATTGGCCCAGTAACTAGAGATGCTGTGATTAAATTCCAGCAAAATTATCGCTTACCTGTGGATGGCATCGCCAATGCTCAAGTTTTGGAGGCAGTGCGTAGAGTCTCTACAGGTGGATCTATTGCTCAACAACCCAGCAGAAATTATCTGACTGTAGGCGATCGCGGAGATAATGTCACATTAGTACAAGAGCGTTTATCGCAGTTGGGTTTCTCTAATACCAATCCTGATGGTTTCTTTAGTAATTATACCAGAGATACTGTAATTGCATTCCAGCAATATTCTCGACTTAATGCTACTGGAAATGTAGATTGGACAACTTGGCAAGCATTAGGGTTGAATAGTTCCACTGGGGGCAATTCTACTGAGGCTAATAGTTATTTAGTACCTATTAGCAATAGCTATACTGAATCTGAGACTAATCGCTATGTATTACCTCCTGCCAATGGCTATGCTGTACCTGGGACTAATGGCAATACATTAGTTGCTAGTAATCCTTACAGAGTCATAATTCCAATTTCTAGTAATGATACTCTGAGTAAAGTTCAACAATATATACCCAATGCTGTTGCAGAGAAATCCAATTTAGGGGATTTTGTGAATGCTGGAGCATTTAGCGATCGCACTCAAGCCGAAAACCTAACGAAGAAGCTGCGATCTTATGGTCTGGATGCACGGGTAAAATACAATTAAAATAATTCGTATTATTTGTTTGAGTTTCCAGTTTCCTAACGAACCGCAGAGGCAATAGAGTTGCCAGTGCGCCCTTGCGGTTAAGAGAGTTGTAGCAACTGGCGCGACGCAGAGAGAATAAAGAGAGATTCTCACGGATGATTTAGGGTTTGTATATGCAACGTGAACTACCCACACTGACTTGGAGTACCAAATTACAGTGGGGGACTTACGGCGTAATAGTTAAACCACCAGATTTTGTTAAATTGACAAACTTAGCTGCGAACCTTCTTGAGTTTTATTCACCTCAATCCTGGCTTGGAAAGCTTCTTTGAGGTGGGGCATATGGGTAACGGTGAGGATGCAAGCGAAATCAGAGGAAATCGCATTAATCGCTGCAATCAAGCGATCGCATCCTTCGGCATCTTGTGTACCAAAACCTTCATCCACAATCAACAATTGCAACGCCGCCCCCGCCCGTTGTGCTAGTAATTTCGCCAGTGCCAAACGGATGGCAAAGTTAATTCTAAAGGCTTCTCCACCAGAGTAAGTTTCATAAGATCGCGTTCCTCTAGAATCGGCGATTAAAATATCTAGGGTGTCTATCAGCTTGGCATTTTTCTTGGTTGATTTAGCACTGCGTCCAGCTTTTTGAGTAATAAATTGGACATGAAACTGATTTCCACTCAGCCGCGAAAGCAATTGATTTGTCTCGGCTTCCAGTTGTGGTAACACATTCTCAATCATCAGTGCTTGGATACCATTTTTACCAAAAGCTTGCGCTAATTCCTGATAAACACGATATTCTTGCTTGCAAGATTGTAATTGCTGCTGCTGTTGTTCATACTGAATTTGTAGCGTTTCCAGTTGATGCGCCAACTGTTCCAAACGTCCCAACTTGGCTATCTGCTCATCGAGTTGCCGTCTGCGGATTCCTAACTGCTGCTCTAAAGCTTGAATTTGGGCAGATGGGTTAGCTGTTGCTTGTAATTGCTGGATAATACTTTCAATTTGTCCACCGAGTTTTTGCCGCTCCGTTACCCTGGCACTTCTGGATTCTTCTAACTCTTGCAATCTCGTCTGGAGTTGGGGATACTGTTGCTGGGCTGATAGTAGTTGTTGATAGCGCAAATGCCAAGATTGAGCTTTCTTTACAGCTATCCGTAGATTATTGTGCTGCTCGGAACTGTAGCCAATTTCGGTAATGTGCCGTTCAAGAGCCGCAATTTGTTTAGCACATTCAGAATCAGTCTGATCCTGCTGGATTCTAAGTTGTAATTGAGCAATTTGGGATTGTAATTCTGGTTTTCTGGCTAATAGTTGCGCTTGTCGCTTAGTAGCATCTTTAATTTGTCCTTGTTTAATTTCTGCCCATCGCCACCGCTCAACCTCACTCCGAGCGAGGGCATGGTCTTGTTCATTATAATTAGCTTGTTGCAGATATTGGTCTAGTTGCCGGAGTTCTGCTTGTTTATCGGCAGCATAATCACCAGCTTGGAGCGATCGCTCCAAATGTTGTTTTTCCGCAGCAATTTGTTGTAACTGTTGTTGGACATCAGTCGTAGCTTCTAACTGGGCTGCTAGCTGTCCCCGTTGTTCATGCAAACCATCGTAACTCGCCAATTGTTGAGAAATTTCTCGATATTCCTGCCTAAGTACCTGAATTTCTCTGTCAGATACAGCCATTTGTTCCCGTACTACCCAAAACTGTCCTTGAGTATCTTCTAACTCAGCCTGGGTTTTTTCCACTACTCGACTCCAGTGATGTTCATCTAAAGGACGTTCGCACAGTGGACAAAGTGCTTCAGGATTTTGGAGCATTTGTAATTTCTGCTCTAATTCTCCCAGTAGTTTTTCATAATCGCGTTGATGAGCTTGCAGACGTTCAATAAAGTGTCGTCTTTCATGTCCTTTTTCCTGCACTCGTTGCAGATAAACCCGCTTTTTTTCCAGTTCCTCGATCTGGATTGCTACATCCATTACCGCTTGTTGCAATTGCGGTTGACGGCGGTGCTGGCGTTGCAATTGGTTCTCAGTGCTTTGCAGTTGTTCGAGTCGCGCTACTAAACCAGCATGAGTGCGATCGAGTTGGCTTTGTAAAGTTGCTCGTTGTTGCAACAGGGGAGTCACTTGCATTTGCAGTTCATCTAACCGAGCAACATGGTGACGCGCTGCGGCTAGTTG
This genomic interval from Nostoc sp. KVJ3 contains the following:
- a CDS encoding pentapeptide repeat-containing protein, translating into MANREHLALLKAGAVTWIEWRKRNPQIEPDLSAANLQGDNLRGANLQGVNLRKVNLGNALLVRANLSGADLSSANLSQAFLVEANLSDANLSVANLSGAILMQVNLSHANLIGADLSEANLRGAAIAHANLIGTDLRDANLRDADLGAAKLIRTNLSFANLIEANLIEADLCEASLYEAEILGAYLYKTDLYKANLNKARLSGAYLLRANLSEADLSQADLSWTNLRSANLAGANLRKANLRGADIRGANLNGANLQEAIMPDASRHY
- a CDS encoding peptidoglycan-binding protein, with product MKTGVDSYLTKLASVYEASESIKVVPSVANFKFLNWKKLSSGAVSHFLSIAVITSFVSITGEALALQKIGSNGSEVSSSQRCLKKLGYFNGPVTGKFATLTQNAVIKFQQANRIPTTGAVGTNTQRALQRACQSTNSNRNISGGLSRRSAPQTVANVQYPTLSQGKTGAAVTRLQQRLRQLGYLNTNPTGNFGPMTRDAVIKFQRNYRIAANGIVNQQTWNALLGSSPIQGRSTSSLSTQQVRELQVRLRQLGYFNTNPTGKIGPVTRDAVIKFQQNYRLPVDGIANAQVLEAVRRVSTGGSIAQQPSRNYLTVGDRGDNVTLVQERLSQLGFSNTNPDGFFSNYTRDTVIAFQQYSRLNATGNVDWTTWQALGLNSSTGGNSTEANSYLVPISNSYTESETNRYVLPPANGYAVPGTNGNTLVASNPYRVIIPISSNDTLSKVQQYIPNAVAEKSNLGDFVNAGAFSDRTQAENLTKKLRSYGLDARVKYN
- the sbcC gene encoding exonuclease subunit SbcC, whose product is MIPVQLILKNFLSYRDASLDFGGLHTACICGSNGAGKSSLLEAITWAIWGESRATAEDDVIYSGAKEVRVDFTFQSNQQKYRVIRTRIRGGTSVLEFQIEIPSGFRSLTGKGVRATQDLILEHIKLDYDTFINSAYLRQGRADEFMLKRPTERKEILAELLKLNQYDDLEERAKESSRQFKARALELERSLESLKIQLQQRETTQAQRVELEAELNQLQQVQAFDNIQLQSLQVVQHQRTNWEQQLNFVKQQYQNLTQDCDRLQQEQSAIGSQLSDLEKILHQEAEIKAGYAQYQSLQSQEEAFAVKFEEYTRAGQTRQQKQQQLTKQIHEIERQLQQAQAQLEALQQQERDIQQTLTKSGEVEAALSQLAAARHHVARLDELQMQVTPLLQQRATLQSQLDRTHAGLVARLEQLQSTENQLQRQHRRQPQLQQAVMDVAIQIEELEKKRVYLQRVQEKGHERRHFIERLQAHQRDYEKLLGELEQKLQMLQNPEALCPLCERPLDEHHWSRVVEKTQAELEDTQGQFWVVREQMAVSDREIQVLRQEYREISQQLASYDGLHEQRGQLAAQLEATTDVQQQLQQIAAEKQHLERSLQAGDYAADKQAELRQLDQYLQQANYNEQDHALARSEVERWRWAEIKQGQIKDATKRQAQLLARKPELQSQIAQLQLRIQQDQTDSECAKQIAALERHITEIGYSSEQHNNLRIAVKKAQSWHLRYQQLLSAQQQYPQLQTRLQELEESRSARVTERQKLGGQIESIIQQLQATANPSAQIQALEQQLGIRRRQLDEQIAKLGRLEQLAHQLETLQIQYEQQQQQLQSCKQEYRVYQELAQAFGKNGIQALMIENVLPQLEAETNQLLSRLSGNQFHVQFITQKAGRSAKSTKKNAKLIDTLDILIADSRGTRSYETYSGGEAFRINFAIRLALAKLLAQRAGAALQLLIVDEGFGTQDAEGCDRLIAAINAISSDFACILTVTHMPHLKEAFQARIEVNKTQEGSQLSLSI